The genomic segment actgagccgtgcctgggcgacgagaatgggaactgggcttccgaagatcctggcgagttctctgtagtagtcgctttggtttggatcgcgtgccatcagttcatctagctcggtgtctagttgctctgggtgctgcaggttactggcgtccttgggcaggaagggggtcgtcactgctttcaaccatgtcgagaggttgcccccgtggactgctggactggatgcctggaacatcctgattctctgtcggcgagagaagcacagcacacacacacaaaaagaccaatgcaagttcgttctacgtttaacgagctatattcatacgggctgtgccgtttatgagaattttggggctgactgatgcaaacagtcatacagttaagtagccaattaacttgggtcaacgaaggacctgaaatggagatttgacaggcagtagcctagcgggtcgcgtgatgacaccggctgctggttgtcgctctactatttaacttcgttggtggctcccaggttactgtctctatgtgaaatgaaagaaacaaatcacaacagaacagagggtagaaaaagatcaaagtgaagcacaacacttgaaatgagatgaaaacaatagaaacacaatgtgttagtgggaataaggaggcctgagcctactgctaggttttaagatagggccaacaggtgagtgggctatctgggtaggaaacctagaaatatggtgtggcttaaagaagcaaaagggtcagaacacttatatccgggggaatatctaatattctgtggcttatgataagtggataggttttatcatttttggttcacctggttgaattgaagtcattcaggtgggaaccagtggcttggtcaacctccccggtgctccccaaacactgaaccgcagtgtccccggtcctccgttactctggcgtgtcgcaggacagcacggcttgtgacttttagcacaacctttggagtgccaaaattgctgatgtctcttgagacaagagggaccgagtttcactcgcagccagtatcggtaacaccggtcgggcagccttgctcactggaaacctgagatgactgtccaatcaccaagggagttctacaatcaaatacacaaaggatgaacaaaggaaacttaaagttaattaaggtttggtttgtttaacatcaattgagtaactatatatgtagagaggaaaggtaacagctttacctaatcatgataaaacaaaacaaaggaatttatgataataatggtaattatcaaaataacctaagtcaaaagagagaagcaaaataataaacatcaaattaaaagaaagtaatgaaacaagggagaaggagtagctggttttcaccacaagggggggaaagtactgcttctctgtctttaacctgctgagcagaaaacttaattcaaattaaaaattcaaaactggtttaaatcaaaattttaaataagcatgtaagaattaaaaggaaaatctgaataatatcctataataaccattgatagcttgtaagttatcattaatgatcatgaaattaatcaaacagtgtgagattaatcaaagagggtaaaagtggacatgcaattcaaaacagaatggaaaagacataggtctgttagtcgatttaacaggagactgccactagatggcttaccttctaagggggtcaatcagtggttgacctgaaaacatctagatttccactattaacaattacattttaattcaaatcatgtttgaactaaactcaaagtaaatgtaaacagtcaaaggcagggaacattcttttgtttccctgtaataatattcgcacgagcaaagctgtaaatgcaaataattatcgagaatttagacatccaattcaaatatacatcacaggggattataaattagcaatcagagcgcattatctgaaatggccacaggttggcagctttgcactcatgcaagttggaatcagaaagcagggtgtaccctgaaatttctaacccacacgttccctctagtgtttagatagaggaattacaatttcaatatgacttagaatttatctgatcgtttgtcaggctgattttctgcatcaaaaatcacaagtaacaaacagaaagttttaatttctgaggtgctatatattcacatagggtgaaggaaggatccgttcacttccaaaatacaactgtaataaaaacaggaattttccaactgttgactccaataaacatttatcaaaatagcacttatgatttaaatgttttaggtttaaaaatcgggtagctaagccaattttagaccaggagttttttttatcgttttatttttgaatattactgtggtttaccacgaattcagtaacgatatttaataacaaggcctttttactgaatcagaggaacatcgctcatgttcagatttacatgttgcaactaataaaagatttcttcatcttttaattattcatattaaaatgttctcactgtaaaaagattttggtctttcttaacaggatacttttaacattatactgcagtttactttcatcaaaaataacagtgactatactgttaagtttctacaaatacctagcgctgactgaccagctttttgcctcagtcagttgagtgagttcgcgtcttgcgacttatctcaccagtaacgttacataatttcatagcgcacgtgcagaaattattaaaaaccatatacacagattgattgctcacaaaacgaagtttgaaatgcccgcattctccaccaaaatgtaacaacaatgagttttacatagtaattaactcaaatgatatatagggaatttgaataattaatcaagaatttgattaatatatatctcagatgacagttacatttaattttattgattatgaaaaatagctcaattgccaataccaatactaatcacagggcactgtaatttactcattaatatgtcaatattacattcttcatatcaattattgtgaaatctcttactgtaaattactgcagatcaaaccgtggtatgtccagcacaccactgtagacctatcaattttcaataaagttatcacgccttataattcaaggaaaagtattctctggccatgaaaatattatcctatccttatgataaatttagtttctaaatttagagcttgtagctatagatcagacacatctcagtgactcgtaatgtgagtggggtggagtccaaagccaatcattttatatatgggtttttaataattcaactagtaatacatcaaactacaaatcacacagagtaaatatgcgtacgaaaatacagacaataaacatttacaagacataacggaatccaaataaaagagagagagagagagagagagagagagcgagagagagagagagagagagagaagtgtagaaagcgagagagatcacagaatgagctcaggtatgaaaatcagtcagtaaaccttagtggaaccaacaacgaatcaaataatagcaacactttaaagcagcatttaaatctccatagaaaacgatacttgcatggcccagtgggtgagcgtggtaccggcgacgcacgtgtgatgtcacgtggtcctttgaaaactgcgcgcgtgggccggaggccgtgtgacgcgcgcgcaagctgcgctggatcttggcgtgagcgtggagtcacgtgttcctttgttgcaaagaggtgttcgttcatcttcgcgcggtatttgaaaggttcaacaaacaatgttccagaattcgtcttcattgtgtggagaggcgaatagttgaataaacttagtaaagaaaagaaaacaaaacaacgaaaatgaaagtttccaaatgagccatgaaaatggctttcctctcctcagtccgtgtgctgaggggggaggagaactgagcgcggcccgaggccgcgcggagcgacgtgtccgagaacggagaacgggaagaagagcagAAGAGCGCAAAGAAGAgcgggtggaccttgtttggtcaattcttatagcttgaaatagttcacgcccattttcgagggagcatccaatgaatgtccgcgatctgaagcggagggaaagttcctttgtctcggttgagacaaccccctgatgatttagggcctgtctgatttcatcaggaatattaaagcaagttcattattccagattaaatacatttttcattactttgctctagataaatgggtctgtcaaagcatgacgattagaacaagactagacataatatatatatgaccaaagatctaatttttagatcgaattacacatttaaagatttgtttaacacatgataacactgcagatgttgggaaacatctaaatgtaccaaaagggaatacgtaatacatttataaaacatgaaaatagaaagttaatgaatacattccatagaatgcattgttcaaaagaagccagtgacttggcttctctcctgtcctgtgtggtcgtaaaattttacgagctaccaaggagtgtgggggttgcagaacatttcttttttttgagaaagttaaagtgaggagagacatttcctaaagtatgagcttgcaacttatactcttcccataacaaggattaaccattttatgcaatccaaaaacataattaaaatacatattaataataaaatgaaagtaaggaacttatacaaaaaggtttcctttgtctccagtgtgttggaggaatttggggggggtttcaggtatcctttgaggctcgcatgggtatcgtaaagtaatttaagtccagccaggctggcatttagtaccaacagtctgaatttataaaacagaatttaacccatgaatcgctgacctgcatatctgttacaatataatgattaaaatttaaacccagaaaaaaataaataaataaataaataaataattctaattcaaaacatttcaaaacatacaATGAGAAAGACGAAACCATGATATCTCTCAAGGAAATAGAAGTCTTAAACCTCTCCATGAGGTCAAAGAATGGAGAATTCAGCCTCTTAGCTTGTAAGACATTAGTTCTGGACAAGAAAAAGTTAGATTGTCTCCAGCGACAACAGAAGTAAATAGAAAGTTATGGTTACTGTATTTAGACATCTTGGCCAGAAATCAAATTCTAACAAAATCTGGCCAAACCACACTTAGCTCTAGATGAGCTGGATTATCTTGTTAGTTTTTGTTGATTCTCAGAAGGAGACGGATGtggtaaatataaaaatgttttgaaagcagTTTCCGCTAAGAAAGAATCACATTCAGAAATTTGATTGAAAGAAATTAGAAAAAAGGAGTTTTCACATGTTGATTATGTAAAGTACTTCACCTGATCTGTATTTCTTGAAAAACCCTAAAAAAGTTTTGTATTGTGTACAAACGATTCCCAATGCTTTTTATGGTGCACATTCATATAAACGTTCAGCCACATTAAATCAAAATAACGTCTTAACAGCTAACTTTGAATTTAACTGtgtattaattttaaatgcaactgtaaaaaagtaattttccaaaatcagttgtattaaaaataaataaatacatagaataCAAGCATTGTAATGTACCAATGTgcattgttacaaaaataaataagaaaaaatattatagctTAATAGAGTTCACTGTAATATAGTGCTTTCTAAAAACTAATGCCAGAAACACATGTGATGTTGCTGAGGAGGGCAGTTAAAGTAAAATAGCCAAATAAATATGTTGAGAGAAAATGGTTGACTTGATGCCATTTCTTTTCAGTGGCTATGATAAGAAGTCATATGATAACAATTTTGCTTGTTTTATCTAAACTGCTGTTATAAACTAATATTAGAACATTTATTTCCACTTCAGCGCAGTTCTCAGAACTGAAAATTTCAGTCTCTTCCTGTTCAGCAGCACTGACTTGAGTGACCTAAACATCACATCAGACAACAACAAAACTGTTTCCcaacaaaataatttcataacATATTTACAGAAGTATGATGCTTCTCAAGGAAATAGAAAAGCCACAAATACCTTCTCAAGGTAAAACAATGGAGTATTCACCCTCTTCACACGTGAGAGATCATCTCTGGACAATTAAGAAACAGATTGTCTCCAGCATACCAGATCTAAACATTCCTCAGCTATGAGCTCATTGGAGCTGATGGGATGGACCTCCATCACGTCTCAGATTTATCAGCTGCTGTAAATGATATAAAAGCAAGAGAGACAACCTTCAGATACATCAGTGAGACACAGTCCATCACACACTCATCTACATCATGACCTTCACCATcttctccatcacctgctttgcTCTGGTGGCTTCTGCTCTGGGTAAGTGTCTACTTTAGACGTTTGCAAGAATAATGATGggcaaatatatttagaaaatgcaAAAGCTGCGTTAAGAGCTTCTTGTCTCATGCTTGTCTCATAAACAATGTGTTATGTTTTGTAATAACAGGTTGTGGAGTGCCTGCGATTAAGCCACAGACGATCGGCAGCAGGATTGTGAATGGACAGGATGCCATCTCTGGTTCTTGGCCCTGGCAGGTCTCTCTTCAGGTAACTCATCTGTTTTTCAAACACACATTTGTCTGCTTTGCTTAAAGAGTAAGTTTCACATTTTCAGTGCTTTTACCTTTGAAACAGCTACCCAATGGTTTCCACTTCTGTGGAGGATCCCTGATCAACCAGAACTGGGTTCTCACTGCTGCTCACTGCCCTGTCCTGTAAGagtcttcagtcttcagtctggCAAACATCACATTCAGAAGTGGTTAATAGATGCTCTTTcagctttctgtctgtcttttaaCCATTGACTTTATCTTGCACTTTTTAGGGTTGGCAATCACCGTGTCATTCTTGGAGAACATAATCGTGGCTCCAATGTTGAACCCATCCAGGTCAAATTAGTTTCCAAGGTAACAATTTTTATTAATCTCAGTGGATCAGTGATGAAATCAAAATGAGTGATCAACCAATGCTTTATAACTCCTACTATACTGACtgtttatgttgttttaaaagaaaaagttttctttttcttttttttacataataacaaacaaatcattatacctaaaaaaaatgtaataataataataataataataacattataacaATTTCTTGTCATTTATGCAAAGGAGTGATCCAAATGgttacaaatgtattttcataattTCCTTGAACTTTTGAGTAATTGTTACACATTTCTCCAAAGGAATGGCTGATGTATTGAAagttaggttacactttattttgacagtccactttagacattttaCTAACTATAAATAACTtagtaactacatgtcaactacatatcaactaaatctcattatttgcaactacatgtctactgaCTTTCAGAgcagactgttagggtaggtttaggtttagttGAATAAGTTAACAatgaaagtgttagaagatattaagcagacagaaactactaactgctagttgatatgtagttgcagCGTTGCTtactgttagtagaatgtctaaagtggactatcgaaagaAAGTGTTACCGAAAGTTATTCAGCTGTGTTCTTTATTGGCTGACCTGGTATTtaagcactgaaaaaaaaaacagttaaaaagtgtgaagcaaaaaaaaaaaaaaaaagatgaaaaatgtattGTCATTCTTAAAATTCATGCTCTGAGGTCATCTATACTCCTACAAGTTGCCAAAATGACCTTTcaacatgcattaaaaataagCAGCACATAGAGGCAAtagaaaaaaggtaaaaataatagAAGGGTTAaagcaacaaaaataaattaagctaATATCTTAGTTCACCATTCATTAAGGCAGCTTTCAGAATTGATCCCTCTTTTCTGTATCTGCAGGTCATCACCCATCCACTCTACAACAGGGCGACCTTCAACAATGACATTGCTCTGCTGAAACTGTCGTCTCCAGTCACACTGACTCCCCGTATCTCTCCTGTATGTCTGGCTCCATCAACCCTCAGCATCCTGCCTGGATCCCGCTGCTTCACCACTGGCTGGGGTAGAACTGCCACTACAAGTAAGTcatctataaaacaaaaatatactgaGAGAATAACAACACATCTGTTAACTGTGCAAGACAATGTGTCATGATTTCCTCTCTTTTTAGCGAGCCCACTGATCCTACAGCAGACAGGTGTACCCATCATAAGTCCTACTTTGTGCAAGCAGATCTGGGGTCAGAACACTATCACTGATGCTATGATCTGTGCTGGAGCCTCTGGTTCCTCATCTTGCCAGGTATATGAAGACAGATCAAGAAACACATTACCATCTCAGTGTTGCTGCTGTTCAAATcaaatctgtgtttttctcaGGGTGATTCTGGTGGTCCTCTGGTGTGTGAGCGTTCAGGGGTCTGGTCTCTGGTGGGCTCGGTGTCTGCAGGAACAAGCAATTGTGACACCCGTTTCCCTGGAATCTACGCCCGCATCTCCCCACTGCGCTCCTGGATCGACAGGACTATCGCTTCCAACTAGAGCACCATTCTGAGTGTTTATCCTCCAGAGAAAGAGCATGCAGTTTTAAGTCATTAAGATGTAATACAGCTGATCTATGTTGgtgggggttttttttttcagtctgtctGTGGTTCCAGTGATCTGGCTGTTATACTTCATGTTACTTCTACTTCTGTTTTCTTGTTCCAgctgtacaaatattttaataaaagataaataaataaaaaataagtgtactgaagagtcaattttattttatttttaccccaCCTGTGGGGGGAAATGAGCCCTTGGTACAAATGAGTCATGAAAACTctttaataaatagattttttatacTTGGGATATAATTTATGTCATTGTCACATAAACTGTGATAATTGTTCAGGACATATTTAATTAGGCTACACTGTTCTTAAGGGGGTCATTTTCCCCAACTCCTAAATTCCTGATataaatatttaccattttaactagtgaaattgttaattgttaatatCAAGAATTCATATTCATCTAAGGAATTAATGCCAAAATGGCTCACCATTGTCCTACAGACATTCTTTTAAAGGTTTTTGGtggctttattttttataaattaccgGATGGCACTGTTTTTCGACAGACTGGAAGCTTTGAATCTTCTCTCGAAACAGTCAGAGGAAAGTTTTTAGAGTCTCAGACCTGTTTTCCGCGTTTGGTTAGGGGACATTCGACATTTACCCAAACAAAaactacaaattaataaaacaatcttTACATCAACTACATATTTGTTGCATTTAAATGGAGTTAATTGGTTAACAGATGTTCAAGAGCAGGGGCACGCCCCAAACGGTCACCTGACTTCCTGAAACCTCCATATGTCGGGTCACCTCATACCATACTGTTTGCTTGTTTCTCTAGAACCCACACTTTTCTCCTTTTCTCTTCCATTCAGCCAACCTTATCCCACATTCTCTTTCTTTCAGGTTGTATCAGGGGTCCTAATTATCTGGCTTTAATATATGATAGAGAtggtacccccaccctgagtctctcTGATCCATCAATTCTAGATTCTCTGATCAagctgaccatcatcccattctcTCTaacccttcatcctctttctactcttcctcAACACTCTGTTCAACTAACAGTTTCATAGCGTATTTGTGGCGTGGTCCTTGTTAGTGAAGTATTTGTAGAATACTAGATTAGACTTTCATGAAATCATATGCATTTGGTTTGTAAAAGAGagtgttttaaatgtttggtcTGCATTTTCATTGCATTTACAATATTTTGACCAGCAGGTGCACACTGTGGCGAAATGGTGAATTATTTTGCAGATCACTTGATTCAATTGATTCAGAACTTCGAAATTATTTCCTCTAATTTGCTCAAAGGGTGATTGAATGAAACAATGAATGGTGACCTTTACAGGTTTCTCAGAAAATGTAAATTACCCCATATATTTGATTGTGTTGTTTTCTGAGAAAGTTTGAAAACTGATTGCCTTTgcttgcattaaaaaaagaaaactgattccattatttattaactttggggtcaattcaattcaattcaattcaactttGGACCCCATTCAATTcgtaaatacattattaaaattttgtttttttcttcagatttaaTAAATTTTCCTAATTTAATGGGACCAACTCTGTAAACATTAAATTAACCTGCAGGTATTTTTTAATGTCCTGTACACAATTTGTAGCATCGGTGTTCCttggggtcaatttgaccccaggCTCTTTTAGCTGTATAAAACATAAgaaattttacacacatttgttttgattgttttaagGTCACTATAAcatgttataattatataattttcattaaaatttaacttattcaatattatatataaaaaaaacttcccTTTTTTTTAGGGCTCTAACCTAACATAACCGTATCTGAAGTAGTTCACATGACATGGGACATAATTCTCATGAGAACTTTGATGTTTCTCGTGCCGTAGGGGAAGGGAAACATAATTTTTGCGAGAAGTTTGATATTTCCTGTGCCATGGGGAGGGGAAAACCTAATTTTCATGGTTTACCAAACAAAGGGGAGGAGCAAACATTATAAAAGCATGAACAGAAGCATTCTAAACCATTTCTGTGTGCTCTCTATGTTCTCCATTTCTCTCATTTGAAAATTACCTCTAAGGAAAGATTTTCTGTCAATGAGATTTTGTCACAGGTTTTtgacagtgaaagtgacataGAGGAGAATGTGTCTGAAACAGATGATAATATTGAGGACCCTGATTATGAGGCATCCTCCTCAGATGAGAATGAGACTCCTAATGTTGACCCTCCTGTTGCCTCTCAACCACCCCCGAAGGGGGCATATCTTGTAGCT from the Carassius gibelio isolate Cgi1373 ecotype wild population from Czech Republic chromosome A15, carGib1.2-hapl.c, whole genome shotgun sequence genome contains:
- the LOC128028995 gene encoding chymotrypsin-like protease CTRL-1 isoform X2 yields the protein MTFTIFSITCFALVASALGCGVPAIKPQTIGSRIVNGQDAISGSWPWQVSLQLPNGFHFCGGSLINQNWVLTAAHCPVLVGNHRVILGEHNRGSNVEPIQVKLVSKVITHPLYNRATFNNDIALLKLSSPVTLTPRISPVCLAPSTLSILPGSRCFTTGWGRTATTTSPLILQQTGVPIISPTLCKQIWGQNTITDAMICAGASGSSSCQGDSGGPLVCERSGVWSLVGSVSAGTSNCDTRFPGIYARISPLRSWIDRTIASN
- the LOC128028995 gene encoding chymotrypsin-like protease CTRL-1 isoform X1; the encoded protein is MTFTIFSITCFALVASALGCGVPAIKPQTIGSRIVNGQDAISGSWPWQVSLQLPNGFHFCGGSLINQNWVLTAAHCPVLVGNHRVILGEHNRGSNVEPIQVKLVSKVITHPLYNRATFNNDIALLKLSSPVTLTPRISPVCLAPSTLSILPGSRCFTTGWGRTATTTSPLILQQTGVPIISPTLCKQIWGQNTITDAMICAGASGSSSCQGDSGGPLVCERSGVWSLVGSVSAGTSNCDTRFPGIYARISPLRSWIDRTIASN